A window of Paenibacillus sp. 19GGS1-52 contains these coding sequences:
- a CDS encoding anti-sigma-F factor Fin family protein, translating to MAINYVCRHCRTFLGSINRSDATEMQLGLHFLTPAERRDIIAYDSDGEVTVKVTCNYCKEALENNPELSLLSSPLQ from the coding sequence ATGGCAATAAACTATGTTTGCAGGCACTGCCGGACATTTCTCGGAAGCATTAACCGAAGTGATGCTACGGAAATGCAGTTGGGCCTTCATTTCTTGACCCCTGCGGAGCGCAGAGATATCATAGCGTATGATTCAGACGGCGAGGTCACGGTAAAGGTTACTTGCAATTATTGCAAGGAAGCCTTGGAGAACAACCCGGAACTCAGCCTGCTGTCCAGTCCGCTTCAGTAA
- a CDS encoding ribose-phosphate diphosphokinase, protein MTYCDSKLKIFTCNSNPKLASQIADYIGIPMGESHTTSFSDGEIQVKLSESVRGCHVYIVQSTCGPVNDNLMELLVMVDALKRASAKSINVVIPYYGYARQDRKARSRDPITAKLVANLIEKAGAHRVITMDLHAMQIQGFFDIPVDHLLGVPILAQYFRSKQIQNPVVVSPDHGGVVRARKLADFLNAPLAIIDKRRPEPNVSEVMNIIGNIEGKTAILIDDIIDTAGTIVLGANALMEGGVKEVYACCTHPVLSGPAHERLENSPIKEIIVTDTIPIRSLNPTSKLKVLSVAPLMGEAIIRVHEELSISKLFEIE, encoded by the coding sequence ATGACTTATTGTGATTCCAAATTAAAAATTTTCACCTGTAACTCTAATCCTAAGCTTGCAAGCCAAATTGCTGACTACATCGGTATCCCGATGGGTGAATCACATACGACAAGTTTCAGTGATGGAGAAATTCAGGTCAAGCTGTCGGAAAGCGTTCGGGGCTGCCATGTTTACATTGTGCAGTCAACCTGTGGTCCGGTTAATGATAATCTAATGGAGCTCCTGGTTATGGTAGATGCACTCAAACGCGCCTCCGCGAAGAGCATCAATGTGGTTATTCCTTATTATGGTTATGCCCGTCAGGACCGTAAAGCGCGTTCCCGTGATCCGATTACAGCCAAACTGGTTGCAAACCTGATCGAGAAGGCTGGCGCTCACCGTGTGATTACGATGGATCTTCACGCGATGCAGATTCAAGGATTCTTCGATATTCCGGTGGACCATCTGTTGGGCGTGCCCATTTTGGCGCAGTATTTCCGTTCCAAGCAAATTCAGAATCCAGTTGTTGTATCGCCTGACCATGGCGGTGTAGTGCGTGCAAGAAAGCTTGCTGATTTTCTGAATGCTCCACTGGCGATTATCGACAAGCGTCGTCCGGAACCCAATGTCAGCGAAGTCATGAATATTATCGGGAACATTGAAGGCAAAACAGCGATTCTAATCGATGATATCATCGATACTGCCGGAACGATTGTACTGGGAGCCAATGCACTGATGGAAGGCGGCGTAAAGGAAGTATACGCTTGCTGTACTCACCCTGTATTATCCGGTCCTGCTCATGAACGTCTGGAGAATTCGCCGATTAAAGAAATTATCGTGACGGATACGATTCCAATTCGCAGCTTAAATCCAACGTCCAAGCTCAAGGTGCTGTCCGTGGCTCCGCTTATGGGCGAGGCCATTATTCGTGTTCATGAAGAGTTGTCGATCAGCAAATTGTTCGAGATTGAATAA
- the spoVG gene encoding septation regulator SpoVG, whose translation MQITDVRLRRVNSEGRMKAIASITIDNEFVVHDIRVIDGNNGMFVAMPSKRTPDGEFRDIAHPISSGTREKIQSAVLAEYDRAATEEEEVIEEGA comes from the coding sequence ATGCAAATTACGGATGTAAGACTCCGCCGCGTCAACTCTGAGGGGAGAATGAAAGCAATTGCATCCATTACAATCGATAACGAGTTTGTTGTTCATGACATTCGCGTGATTGATGGTAATAACGGGATGTTTGTTGCAATGCCCAGCAAGCGTACACCGGACGGCGAATTCCGCGATATCGCACACCCGATCTCTTCGGGAACACGCGAGAAGATTCAATCCGCGGTTCTGGCCGAGTACGATCGCGCCGCAACGGAAGAAGAAGAGGTCATCGAAGAGGGAGCTTAG
- the mfd gene encoding transcription-repair coupling factor yields MLQGLIEAFSKDPDFQSVTQGIAAGMKEQLISGLSGSARQIMLAALHEQTTRPLLVVTHNMFSAQKMADDLQEALSPERVLLYPANELVAAEAAVSSPETLAQRIEVLTKCAQGFRGIVVVPYSGVRRLLPSPHVMAQAQLTVTQDGTLELEAFLLSMIEMGYERVERVENRGELSVRGGIVDFYPMTSPLAYRVELFDDEVDSIRTFDPVDQRSIDKVRNVTITPSKEVIADKSRQEVASQEASVLLERQLEKMTDRQAKIRLREEIGRELEMLREGTYFPEIYKYISLLYPERSHLYDYMAEDTLLILDEPARLLETAKQLERDESEWNLHLLQNGKMLPDMPLSVESDVVMYQRPFQSLFMSIFLRQVPHIQPQNILGFISRGMQDFHGQMNVLKSEMERWHKSGVQVMMLANGEERIERVRRILYDYDIAEPTIVQGNLGSGFELPSIHLAVITEGELFSQKQRKARKVSKGIDNAERIKSYTELKIGDYVVHQNHGIGKYMGIGTLEVSGIHRDYMHILYAGGDKLSVPIEQIDLIQKYVGSEEKEPKIYKLGGNEWTRVTNKVRSSVEDIADDLIKLYAERQSALGYGFEKDTQEQHEFEEMFPYEETRDQLRAIDEIKKDMEQNRPMDRLLCGDVGYGKTEVAIRAAFKSAIEGKQVAVLVPTTILAQQHYETFRERFANYPLNIQVLSRFRSRKEQNETIKGVRQGTVDVVIGTHRLLSQDLIFKDLGLLIVDEEQRFGVTHKEKLKKLKTNVDVLTLTATPIPRTLHMSMLGVRDLSVIETPPENRFPVQTYVVEHSQTLTREAIERELARGGQVYYLYNRVQGIQEMAAQISMLVPEARVGIGHGQMSESELEKTILDFLDGEYDVLVSTSIIETGVDIPNVNTLLVHDADKMGLSQLYQLRGRVGRSNRIAYAYFTYQRDKVLTEVAEKRLQSIKEFTELGSGFKIAMRDLSIRGAGNLLGAEQHGFIASVGFDLYSQMLAEEIRKRKVSVLGEEDTSLKEGNTVIDLSIDAYLPSEYIYDSIQKIEIYKKVAAVTSFEDASELEDELLDRFGELPEAVINLLSVARLKVYGKMYGIDSMVRRGEEVALNFFEGRTGDFDTAKLAKVGNRFERRVQFDREAKAAIRVKSKGLEDKELLDLLEQFLEAVKQSFKSKGELHNVVK; encoded by the coding sequence TTGTTACAAGGTCTTATAGAAGCTTTTTCCAAGGATCCCGATTTTCAGTCAGTCACCCAAGGTATCGCTGCAGGTATGAAGGAACAGCTCATATCAGGTTTATCTGGCTCTGCGAGACAGATTATGCTTGCGGCATTGCACGAACAGACAACGCGTCCACTGCTGGTGGTAACGCATAATATGTTTTCAGCCCAAAAAATGGCTGATGATTTACAGGAAGCGCTTTCCCCGGAACGCGTACTGCTCTATCCTGCCAATGAACTTGTTGCCGCGGAAGCTGCCGTTTCCAGTCCGGAAACGTTGGCCCAGCGAATTGAGGTTCTGACAAAATGTGCCCAAGGCTTCCGGGGCATTGTTGTGGTCCCTTATTCCGGCGTACGCCGACTGCTCCCCTCCCCTCATGTGATGGCCCAGGCCCAGCTTACAGTTACGCAAGATGGGACACTTGAGCTGGAAGCCTTTTTGCTGTCCATGATTGAGATGGGTTATGAGCGGGTGGAGCGGGTAGAGAACCGTGGTGAATTGAGCGTGCGGGGCGGAATTGTTGATTTTTATCCTATGACTAGTCCTCTGGCTTACCGGGTGGAGCTGTTCGATGATGAAGTGGACTCCATTAGAACCTTTGACCCTGTGGATCAGCGTTCTATTGATAAAGTGCGCAATGTGACTATTACTCCCTCCAAGGAAGTTATCGCAGACAAGTCTCGCCAGGAAGTGGCATCACAAGAAGCCTCCGTACTGCTGGAGCGGCAGTTGGAGAAAATGACAGACCGGCAAGCAAAGATTCGTTTACGGGAAGAAATAGGCCGTGAACTGGAAATGTTGCGTGAAGGTACTTATTTTCCTGAAATCTATAAATATATTAGTCTTCTATATCCGGAACGTTCTCATTTATATGATTACATGGCGGAGGACACTCTGCTTATTCTTGATGAGCCGGCCAGATTGCTAGAAACGGCTAAGCAGCTCGAACGAGACGAGTCGGAATGGAACCTGCATCTGCTGCAAAACGGTAAAATGCTGCCCGATATGCCGCTCTCTGTCGAAAGTGATGTAGTGATGTACCAACGTCCGTTTCAAAGCCTGTTTATGTCTATCTTTTTACGTCAGGTTCCGCATATTCAGCCACAGAACATATTAGGCTTTATCAGCCGTGGGATGCAGGATTTCCATGGACAGATGAATGTGCTGAAGTCAGAGATGGAACGCTGGCATAAATCAGGTGTGCAGGTAATGATGCTTGCTAATGGCGAGGAACGGATCGAACGTGTCCGTAGAATCCTATATGACTATGATATTGCTGAGCCAACCATTGTTCAGGGAAATCTAGGCTCTGGATTTGAGCTGCCGTCGATCCATTTGGCTGTGATTACCGAAGGAGAGCTGTTCTCTCAGAAGCAGAGGAAGGCTCGTAAAGTATCCAAAGGTATAGACAATGCTGAACGGATCAAGAGTTATACGGAGCTGAAGATCGGCGATTATGTCGTCCATCAGAACCACGGTATCGGCAAGTATATGGGGATCGGTACGTTGGAGGTCAGCGGCATTCATCGGGATTATATGCATATTCTCTATGCCGGTGGTGATAAGCTCTCCGTGCCCATTGAACAGATCGATCTGATCCAAAAATATGTAGGCTCCGAGGAGAAGGAACCGAAGATATACAAGCTTGGCGGCAACGAGTGGACGCGGGTTACCAATAAGGTTCGCTCTTCAGTAGAGGATATTGCTGACGATCTGATCAAGCTCTATGCCGAACGCCAAAGTGCTTTGGGCTATGGTTTTGAGAAGGATACACAGGAACAGCATGAATTCGAAGAGATGTTTCCCTACGAGGAGACACGGGATCAACTGCGGGCGATTGATGAGATTAAGAAGGATATGGAACAGAACCGTCCGATGGATCGGCTGCTGTGCGGAGACGTAGGTTATGGCAAGACAGAAGTGGCGATTCGTGCCGCCTTCAAATCGGCGATCGAAGGGAAGCAGGTAGCTGTGCTTGTTCCGACGACCATTTTGGCGCAGCAGCATTACGAGACCTTCCGAGAACGTTTCGCTAATTATCCGCTTAATATTCAAGTGCTCAGCCGTTTTCGCAGTCGCAAGGAGCAGAATGAGACGATTAAAGGGGTTCGGCAGGGAACGGTGGATGTGGTCATTGGGACACATCGGCTTTTGTCGCAGGATCTGATCTTTAAAGATCTGGGTCTATTAATTGTCGATGAAGAACAGCGCTTTGGCGTGACTCATAAGGAGAAGCTGAAGAAGCTCAAGACTAACGTAGATGTTCTAACTCTGACTGCAACTCCGATTCCCCGTACCCTGCATATGTCTATGCTTGGTGTGCGTGATCTGTCTGTTATTGAGACACCGCCGGAGAATCGCTTTCCTGTACAGACCTACGTCGTTGAGCATAGCCAGACGCTTACCCGGGAAGCGATTGAGCGTGAGTTAGCCCGCGGTGGGCAAGTCTATTATCTATATAATCGCGTTCAGGGCATTCAGGAAATGGCTGCTCAAATCTCGATGCTTGTTCCTGAGGCACGGGTGGGTATCGGACATGGTCAAATGTCGGAATCGGAGCTGGAGAAGACCATTCTCGATTTTCTGGACGGAGAGTACGATGTGCTGGTCAGTACGAGCATTATTGAGACGGGTGTAGATATTCCCAATGTTAATACGCTGCTTGTGCATGATGCTGACAAAATGGGCCTGTCACAGCTGTATCAGCTGCGGGGGCGGGTGGGTCGGTCCAATCGGATCGCCTACGCCTATTTCACCTATCAGCGGGATAAGGTGCTGACCGAAGTGGCGGAGAAACGCTTGCAGTCGATTAAAGAATTCACGGAGCTTGGCTCTGGCTTCAAAATTGCGATGCGTGATCTCTCCATTCGTGGAGCGGGTAATTTGCTGGGTGCAGAGCAGCATGGCTTTATCGCTTCCGTCGGCTTTGATCTGTATTCGCAGATGCTGGCTGAGGAAATCCGCAAACGCAAGGTGTCTGTACTTGGCGAGGAAGATACATCGCTTAAAGAAGGCAACACGGTCATTGATCTGTCCATTGACGCCTATCTGCCTTCTGAGTATATTTACGACAGTATCCAGAAGATTGAGATTTATAAAAAGGTTGCGGCAGTTACCTCCTTTGAGGATGCCTCCGAGCTTGAGGACGAGCTGCTTGACCGGTTCGGTGAACTGCCGGAAGCTGTCATCAATCTCTTGTCTGTAGCCCGTTTGAAGGTTTATGGCAAAATGTACGGTATCGACTCCATGGTTCGACGCGGGGAAGAGGTAGCGCTTAATTTCTTTGAAGGTCGCACCGGAGATTTTGATACAGCGAAGCTTGCTAAGGTTGGAAATCGCTTTGAAAGACGTGTACAATTTGATAGGGAAGCCAAAGCGGCTATCCGGGTGAAGTCTAAAGGGCTTGAGGACAAAGAGCTGCTTGACTTGCTCGAACAATTTCTGGAAGCAGTCAAACAGTCTTTTAAATCGAAGGGAGAACTACACAATGTCGTTAAATAA
- the glmU gene encoding bifunctional UDP-N-acetylglucosamine diphosphorylase/glucosamine-1-phosphate N-acetyltransferase GlmU, producing the protein MKRMAVVLAAGQGKRMKSKLYKVLHPVCEKPMVGHVLDTVKATGCQRIIVVVGHGAEKVKAYVGQGAEYVLQETQLGTGHAVKQAKDLLGGEEGTTVVAYGDTPLITPETLEGLMALHEERQAAAIVLTAVMDNPVGLGRIIRSEDGGLMKIVEQKDCNAEEAAILEINTGIYCFDNAKLFAALEKVTNNNNQQEYYLTDVISILREQGDLVLAFQTKDASESIGVNDRLALSEAEGIMRQRINRQHMLNGVTIIDPASTYIGTDVIIGTDTILYPGTFLKGKTVIGDNCLIGPSSEIEDCQIMDGAIIKQSVLNQAQVGARTTVGPFAYLRPGAVIGEEVKIGDFVEIKNATIGDGSKVSHLSYIGDASVGKNVNVGCGAITVNYDGYNKAKTTIADDAFIGSNVNLIAPVTVGKGAFVVAGSTITRSVSENDLAIARVRQENKPGYAEKIRSRAKAKKDKPGPS; encoded by the coding sequence TTGAAAAGAATGGCTGTTGTACTTGCCGCAGGCCAGGGCAAGCGTATGAAATCTAAATTATATAAGGTGCTGCACCCCGTTTGCGAAAAGCCAATGGTAGGGCACGTGCTTGATACAGTAAAGGCTACCGGATGCCAGCGCATTATTGTTGTTGTCGGACATGGTGCTGAGAAGGTTAAAGCCTATGTTGGGCAAGGAGCGGAATATGTGCTGCAAGAGACTCAGCTCGGCACCGGTCATGCTGTCAAACAGGCAAAGGATCTACTCGGTGGCGAAGAGGGAACAACGGTTGTTGCCTACGGTGATACTCCGCTTATTACCCCGGAGACGCTGGAAGGATTAATGGCGCTGCATGAAGAGCGTCAGGCAGCTGCAATTGTACTGACTGCTGTGATGGACAATCCAGTTGGATTGGGACGAATTATACGCAGCGAAGATGGCGGCTTGATGAAGATTGTCGAGCAGAAGGACTGCAATGCTGAAGAGGCAGCCATACTCGAGATTAATACGGGTATATACTGTTTTGATAACGCCAAACTGTTCGCGGCTTTGGAGAAGGTTACTAATAATAATAACCAGCAAGAATATTACTTAACCGACGTTATCAGCATTCTGCGGGAACAGGGGGATCTTGTTCTGGCATTTCAGACTAAGGATGCCTCAGAGTCCATTGGTGTTAATGACCGTCTGGCTTTGTCAGAAGCCGAAGGTATTATGCGTCAACGTATCAACCGGCAACATATGCTGAATGGTGTGACGATTATCGATCCTGCCTCCACTTATATTGGGACGGATGTAATCATTGGAACTGACACAATTCTTTATCCCGGCACATTCCTGAAAGGGAAAACCGTGATCGGAGACAATTGCCTGATTGGCCCCTCCAGTGAAATCGAAGACTGCCAGATCATGGACGGAGCAATAATTAAGCAATCCGTACTGAATCAGGCACAAGTCGGCGCACGGACTACCGTTGGGCCTTTTGCTTATTTACGCCCCGGTGCTGTGATTGGGGAAGAAGTAAAGATTGGTGATTTCGTGGAAATCAAGAACGCTACTATTGGCGACGGCTCAAAGGTGTCTCATCTTAGTTATATAGGTGATGCATCTGTAGGCAAGAATGTTAATGTTGGCTGTGGCGCGATAACCGTAAATTACGATGGTTATAACAAAGCTAAGACAACTATTGCTGACGATGCTTTTATCGGCAGCAACGTTAACCTTATTGCTCCGGTCACTGTTGGTAAAGGTGCTTTTGTTGTAGCCGGGTCGACGATTACACGTTCTGTTTCAGAGAATGATCTTGCCATAGCTAGAGTGCGGCAGGAGAACAAACCGGGATATGCGGAGAAGATCCGCTCCCGTGCGAAAGCGAAGAAAGACAAGCCGGGTCCATCGTAA
- a CDS encoding small, acid-soluble spore protein, alpha/beta type — MSRRKRGVMSEGLKTELAKELGFYETVERDGWGGIRAQDAGNMVKRAIQLAEQAARKS; from the coding sequence ATGAGCCGTAGAAAACGGGGCGTGATGTCAGAAGGACTGAAGACGGAGCTGGCTAAGGAACTTGGTTTTTACGAAACCGTAGAACGGGATGGCTGGGGCGGAATCAGAGCACAGGATGCCGGGAATATGGTGAAAAGAGCGATTCAGCTTGCTGAACAGGCCGCACGGAAATCGTAA
- a CDS encoding Veg family protein, with translation MANNALLEIKRSLDAHVGHKITLRANGGRRKTVERTGVLEETYPSVFIVKLDQEQQTFKRVSYSYADILTESVEVTVCEDDGQMRIMYIKA, from the coding sequence ATGGCTAATAACGCGCTGTTGGAAATTAAACGCAGTCTCGACGCTCATGTCGGTCATAAGATCACGTTGCGTGCAAACGGTGGTCGTCGCAAAACCGTTGAACGTACCGGTGTCCTGGAAGAAACGTACCCTTCTGTATTTATTGTCAAACTGGATCAGGAGCAGCAAACCTTCAAGCGAGTCTCCTACAGCTATGCCGATATCCTTACCGAATCTGTGGAAGTAACAGTTTGTGAAGATGATGGGCAGATGCGGATTATGTATATTAAAGCTTAA
- the ispE gene encoding 4-(cytidine 5'-diphospho)-2-C-methyl-D-erythritol kinase, with protein MKMYEKAPAKINLMLDVLHKRADGFHEVEMIMTMVDLADRLELSELRRDSIIISSQAGYIPLDEKNLAFQAARLIKDRYNVQSGVHIHLDKRIPVAAGLAGGSSDAAATLRGLNRLWHLGIPMQELQELGAELGSDVPFCVTGGTALATGRGEKLTPIANPPQCWVVLAKPPINVSTAEVYGRVRSNNIVVHPSAREMQDAIEAGDFGTVCNKLGNVLEDVTLKLHPEVQQLKEAMVKLGADGVLMSGSGPTVFGLVSKQSKVARIYNGLRGFCKEVYAVRSLT; from the coding sequence TTGAAAATGTATGAGAAAGCGCCAGCAAAGATCAATTTGATGTTGGATGTGCTTCACAAACGGGCTGACGGATTTCATGAGGTAGAAATGATTATGACCATGGTGGATTTGGCAGATCGTTTAGAGCTGTCTGAGCTGCGGAGAGATTCGATTATAATATCAAGTCAAGCTGGATATATTCCACTGGATGAGAAGAATTTGGCTTTCCAGGCGGCAAGGCTTATTAAGGACCGCTATAATGTTCAGAGTGGCGTACATATCCATCTCGACAAAAGAATACCGGTAGCTGCTGGCCTGGCTGGCGGCAGCAGTGATGCCGCGGCTACGCTGCGCGGGCTCAATCGGCTCTGGCACCTGGGGATTCCCATGCAGGAGCTGCAGGAACTGGGCGCCGAGCTTGGCTCTGATGTCCCGTTCTGTGTCACTGGCGGCACAGCCCTGGCTACGGGCCGTGGTGAGAAGCTAACACCGATAGCCAACCCGCCGCAATGCTGGGTTGTGTTGGCAAAGCCGCCGATTAATGTATCGACGGCAGAGGTATACGGACGCGTACGCAGCAATAATATTGTCGTGCATCCGTCAGCACGCGAGATGCAGGATGCTATCGAAGCTGGGGATTTTGGCACTGTGTGCAACAAGCTGGGCAACGTGCTTGAGGATGTAACCTTAAAGCTGCACCCAGAGGTGCAGCAGCTCAAGGAAGCAATGGTTAAGCTCGGCGCGGACGGTGTGCTGATGTCCGGCAGCGGGCCAACTGTATTCGGTCTGGTGTCCAAGCAGTCCAAGGTAGCAAGAATCTATAACGGTCTGCGCGGATTTTGCAAGGAAGTCTATGCGGTGCGATCGCTTACTTAG
- the yabG gene encoding sporulation peptidase YabG, with amino-acid sequence MNLGDLVVRKSYGGDVTFRVEHIVQNRAVIKGTEFRLLADSPLIDLVQVPPSRITELGQQAQIKAKESLTQLRKDRQEQSQRSGESLGGVWSQSSKEAAYFEVPGKVLHLDGDPSYLNKSLSLYEQLRIPAEGHHVHESSMAETLYRLLPRVRPDIVVITGHDGVLKQHNTYDLYSLSSYKNSQNFVAAIRVAREYERHFDALTIVAGACQSHFEALLGAGANFASSPGRILIHALDPVYVAAKASFTSIRDTVNLNDVLNHTISGSQGVGGIETRGSFRIGMPRLQNLSTLKVTPSAV; translated from the coding sequence ATGAATTTAGGAGACTTGGTTGTTCGTAAATCTTATGGCGGTGATGTGACCTTCCGTGTAGAACATATCGTGCAGAATCGGGCCGTCATCAAAGGGACAGAATTTCGTCTATTAGCGGATTCTCCACTGATCGATTTGGTACAGGTGCCTCCCAGTCGTATTACAGAGCTTGGACAGCAGGCACAGATTAAAGCGAAGGAATCATTGACACAGCTGCGTAAGGATCGTCAGGAGCAAAGCCAGCGCAGTGGGGAGAGCCTAGGCGGGGTCTGGAGCCAGTCTTCCAAGGAAGCGGCTTATTTCGAAGTGCCAGGTAAAGTGCTGCATCTTGACGGCGATCCTTCATATTTGAATAAAAGCCTTAGCTTATACGAGCAGCTGCGAATTCCCGCTGAAGGGCATCATGTCCATGAATCGTCCATGGCAGAGACCCTGTACCGGCTACTGCCCCGTGTGCGTCCGGATATTGTGGTAATTACCGGCCATGACGGGGTGTTGAAACAACATAATACTTATGACCTCTACAGTCTGAGCAGTTACAAAAATTCGCAGAACTTCGTTGCTGCGATCCGTGTAGCCCGAGAGTATGAGAGGCATTTCGATGCCCTGACCATAGTTGCGGGTGCTTGCCAATCTCATTTTGAAGCACTGCTGGGAGCAGGGGCCAATTTCGCCAGCTCTCCCGGACGGATTCTAATTCATGCTCTAGACCCGGTATATGTGGCGGCAAAAGCCTCATTTACCTCTATCCGGGATACGGTGAATCTGAACGATGTGTTGAACCATACCATTAGCGGAAGTCAGGGAGTAGGGGGAATTGAGACCCGCGGCAGCTTCCGGATCGGAATGCCACGTCTGCAGAACCTATCTACGCTAAAGGTGACGCCTTCTGCAGTATAA
- the pth gene encoding aminoacyl-tRNA hydrolase: MKWIVGLGNPGPQYAKTKHNVGFMALDELAVRHGISFNQNKCKSVIGEGVIGGVKTVLIKPMTFMNLSGEAVRAYMDYYKVQVEDMIVVYDDLDTEIGKIRLRYQGSAGGHNGIKSIIQHTGTQSFNRVRIGISRPEPGFAIVDYVLSTFPKKDGDKLKEMIMDTCDALEFSLQHTFEQTMAKFNG; encoded by the coding sequence ATGAAATGGATTGTCGGCTTAGGAAATCCCGGACCGCAGTACGCCAAAACAAAGCATAACGTCGGCTTCATGGCCTTGGATGAGCTTGCGGTCAGACACGGAATATCCTTCAACCAGAACAAATGCAAATCGGTGATCGGTGAGGGTGTGATCGGTGGGGTCAAGACTGTATTGATTAAACCGATGACGTTTATGAACCTGTCCGGTGAAGCCGTTCGTGCATACATGGATTATTACAAAGTACAGGTTGAGGATATGATAGTCGTTTATGATGATCTTGATACAGAGATCGGGAAAATTCGCTTGCGCTACCAGGGTAGTGCCGGAGGGCATAACGGTATTAAATCCATCATACAGCATACAGGTACACAAAGCTTTAACCGGGTAAGGATTGGTATTTCCCGTCCTGAGCCTGGTTTTGCCATAGTGGATTATGTGCTATCTACCTTCCCCAAGAAGGATGGAGATAAACTCAAAGAGATGATCATGGATACATGTGACGCTCTGGAGTTCAGCCTGCAGCATACATTTGAGCAGACGATGGCTAAATTCAACGGTTAA
- the purR gene encoding pur operon repressor — translation MKKLKRSQRLVDMTQFLLDKPHDLLPLSTFAERYGAAKSSISEDLAIIKEVFEGEGMGELQTLAGAAGGVRYIPRMPKEMALSFVHRLCGQLEQSDRILPGGYLYMSDLLGLPSLMEQAGKIIATAFHGVDIDVVMTVETKGIPLAYATAAQLGLPVVLVRRDHQVTEGSAVSINYVSGSHKSIHTMSLSRRALKEKSRVLIVDDFMKAGGTVRGMVDLLGEFNAEVAGVGVLVESGAVESEERLLHDYVSLVKLNEVDSKVRRISAYPGNYFSS, via the coding sequence GTGAAGAAACTTAAAAGAAGTCAGCGTTTGGTAGACATGACCCAATTTTTACTCGACAAGCCGCATGACCTGCTGCCGCTGTCTACATTTGCTGAGCGATACGGAGCGGCCAAGTCATCCATCAGTGAGGATTTGGCAATTATAAAAGAGGTGTTTGAGGGCGAAGGCATGGGTGAGCTGCAGACTTTGGCTGGAGCAGCGGGTGGAGTTCGTTATATCCCGAGGATGCCCAAAGAGATGGCATTATCCTTCGTACACCGTTTGTGCGGACAATTGGAACAAAGTGACCGGATTTTGCCTGGCGGCTATTTGTATATGTCAGACCTGCTTGGGCTTCCGTCTTTAATGGAGCAGGCGGGAAAGATTATCGCGACCGCTTTCCACGGTGTGGATATCGACGTAGTCATGACAGTGGAGACTAAAGGGATCCCGCTAGCCTATGCGACAGCTGCCCAGCTTGGACTTCCTGTAGTGCTGGTGCGCCGTGATCATCAGGTCACAGAGGGCTCCGCAGTAAGCATAAATTATGTATCTGGGTCACATAAGAGCATTCATACGATGTCACTGTCCAGACGGGCACTCAAGGAGAAATCACGGGTACTGATTGTGGATGACTTCATGAAAGCAGGCGGGACGGTACGCGGTATGGTTGATCTGCTTGGTGAGTTCAATGCGGAGGTTGCTGGCGTAGGGGTATTGGTGGAATCAGGCGCTGTCGAATCAGAGGAACGCCTATTGCATGACTATGTTTCTCTTGTAAAGCTTAATGAGGTGGACTCTAAGGTACGGCGGATTTCAGCGTATCCCGGGAATTATTTCTCCTCTTAA